The Megalops cyprinoides isolate fMegCyp1 chromosome 9, fMegCyp1.pri, whole genome shotgun sequence genome has a window encoding:
- the urb1 gene encoding nucleolar pre-ribosomal-associated protein 1, with protein sequence MAKKRTKEGSAETDTSAKKTKVTEVEFNGTVFKSMLKEPTKAMKGLETFISIAKQLPCPDLYDVVEGYIKISMECAEIFKLLEGEKHLENEMMLVFQSLEMILLRTATDLSHFSMVGSTIVKKTVTSYMKLLQSSLHSENHRFVRQCLSLLSAMVSQGPDTAREVFSHFQFSKGLSALARRKDKMGRPDVRMAYIQFALSFLISGDHVTIGQVLEMKDFLTDILSTGLKEDRLSVVNLILSTLQTKVVQNKAISKTQKVRFFSPAVLAQIAALYKWNGIVDASLDDSKMAENTDEAGKIVVRELAHNFLLDLCCSRKHGISFYDPSFGTAGRAGNIVLLQFLVGLKQATEDELVAELVVAILKVSPDMLPRYFKETQYSFTPRLKSAWQDNVNLLRKIYGAQPEVSKAFQTREFVPLPRLLSMVMVTSLPPVCNKAFFTQGLNMANTVVQHTTLSLVSFILKRAQKNMEHCLDKSVWQSSEIYSPDMMEDFVQQYREALSKILPDMTSIVSKWQSLTKKGKGEDSAVKRTEEGSSQGKSSELSEHGSDDTETILFKALILQVMCLYQKVVPHLVSQSTFDFSKLLKGIVSEKGIKEEVPPVLQYQILQLALDLPASKFSWFRVQDVVDTEAAGGEKSVFYLLLKMFVSSNSSHLKTSTRMLVLKVLRDSGVFEYTWQELELWLNHLARLLPSQQEAVIQFLERVLVRLVSSPYTYTDKAASVVQEAAYLQANLSGQEGDAASIPISHIDDVLDMVDVIMEGSEGESEELGPSLSDDLIIQTFPFSAVVPAVLEARNKLPASVKEEKGVVYEYLAAVLSDVLHSQRDPLPLCLALQQYDKELSSCEDAGSPHPSTVEFHHYYSHWLPQQSREELFKSSESSSDGTKPAVSFTAVVKAAYRQGTERLLQDDFKKSVEEGLAALDLSEFPVVVKQVLLYIKTSVDNFSTFSKESGVAVLSALMEVLQALVSKLQSTEQPVEPMATDSQEGSDLFLDVNAAPGGEANKDQVLLAVLGSIFKHPTLEQWFLARELGTFPPHSLNPVRLKHLCSQLGDDTLTLLQCSAPLLRDLGSLHLLASYLAAIEKGVLRELGEASKGRVPKAESLPVRGLLALHEFMDKAGLEAAISAMLLLPQESLTTAQGEDAPTELSTYGRSVLQVLTESSGQPSRDRALLLSQAHLRGLATLLMSCSSAPLEDFLLQALRGEPAGARLLQTEVLLHCLQRPRPSSQAIGCLMLQNCSTHRLQFELWSLEPSNLERVSEDLEAYLPLLDTYLKTASRDDHARPPEVQTAVLKVLKQALLSRLSSSVLQGAAEDSLPQQVDALSSLIALAARAKDVTELTDRLPALLQKVDGFERWQLVDSISDKLADSPEELAAWRKSLLNAALRWLITAYSSCKEQEQAAQQKEESMLQRLRGLLTSPELVATPDWNSFVKTGLKYRYGDKAFLETLNSLLELMYSGADAPKDLLPLSMIHMMTTSHSLFLPSMLTMQEEHGEGPQSKEALVSLLLNLVKKCPTVCNSNHFVVLLGAYGATMSTTDQKLLLLLHEYERNNISLAEFQSLLWGPAAVEHHKACKSLGKSLWQQPSSEDLLALLNADRMLNTVLHFPQQRRIIPQEAKELLYREEGGVELGTLYDPCFLLPLFSALLRPESVVDCYKFVSSHALGVTVVALSSYDPKVRAAAYQVLGSFYHHLEGARFREKRQLLYLMDTVKNGIRQQNLRLPFLLVTYIAKVAQQMLRPEEHMYMIVNKFLLAHQYLDLKKVPEFFKLFYSFDLEHKLEREWILDVLKEGLADRHCYELCDRQGIFQILLSFYGSPLCDESTQAHIMEVLRQAARVTKAAYELIKVHGLLTWILQVVERRCLENRVLCGVINLVHALWFTNLGQKESGEAASTPAAEGQAQGSTKCLPLPLINEFLCVLSAFVRHLQAGVKAPEFALFLQTLSSVLKHHGTALAMHGQLGRIAVREQTLSSAETLALLQRWSLLSHDAPLLAALQSVAEKHRVKELFWGVKEKGKGRSWARRTRAEGQPDDLEGEEERQAQATLAESKSHLRNILTHWEPPLPPSCHAPVSQGDPQDSSALVATTAHLLVKWTLSSLVAAPHDAPGTLSFLRWVQTNVLPHRDAVDALLADAAAKQDFLRLYHRVCESGSAAGAETLELFTTVMLHLLEAQDSSRGGLHQAVLTACLAAPQEESSRRGAGLQLLSLYIHELWSGAASPELFLAHIRLVTGAQGKGQKKTKRSVTQAAVTDVCRDISSAVEAVSS encoded by the exons ATGGCGAAAAAACGTACGAAAGAAGGATCGGCAGAGACCGACACatcagcaaagaaaacaaaagtaacaGAAGTGGAGTTTAATGGGACAGTTTTCAAATCAATGTTAAAAGAGCCTACCAAAGCAATGAAAG gTTTGGAAACGTTCATATCGATAGCAAAGCAATTGCCATGCCCAGACCTGTACGATGTTGTCGAAGGATACATCAAAATATCCATGGAgtgtgctgaaatatttaagcTGCTGGAGGGAGAAAAGCATTTAGAGAATGAA ATGATGCTGGTGTTCCAGAGCCTGGAGATGATCCTGCTTCGCACAGCCACAGACCTGTCCCACTTCAGCATGGTGGGGTCCACTATTGTGAAGAAAACAGTCACCAGCTACATGAAACTCCTGCAGTCCTCCCTCCATTCAGAAAACCACAG ATTTGTCCGCCAGTGTCTCAGCCTCTTGTCAGCCATGGTGTCTCAGGGCCCGGACACTGCAAGAGAAGTCTTCAGCCACTTCCAGTTCAGCAAGGGTCTGTCGGCATTGGCCAGGAGGAAGGACAAGATG GGTAGACCTGATGTCCGCATGGCATATATCCAATTTGCACTTTCTTTTCTGATCTCTGGGGACCATGTCACCATAGGGCAAGTTCTTGAAATGAAAG ATTTCCTGACAGACATCCTAAGCACTGGATTGAAGGAGGACAGGCTTTCTGTGGTCAATCTCATTTTATCAACGCTGCAGACAAAA GTTGTACAGAATAAGGCCATCAGTAAGACACAGAAAGTCCGATTTTTCAGTCCCGCTGTTTTAGCGCAAATTGCAGCTCTTTACAAGTGGAATGGAATTGTGGATGCGAGTTTGGACGACAGCAAG ATGGCTGAGAATACAGACGAAGCTGGAAAGATAGTAGTAAGGGAACTTGCACATAACTTCCTGCTTGATTTGTGCTGTTCCCGGAAACATGGTATAAGTTTTTATGATCCCAGCTTTGGAACAGCTGGCAG GGCAGGGAATATAGTCCTGCTGCAGTTCCTGGTGGGGCTGAAGCAGGCCACAGAGGACGAGCTGGTGGCAGAGCTGGTGGTCGCCATTCTGAAGGTCAGCCCTGACATGCTGCCCAGATACTTCAAGGAGACGCAGTACTCCTTCACTCCACGGCTGAAGAGTGCCTGGCAGGACAACGTCAACCTGCTGAGGAAG ATCTATGGAGCCCAGCCAGAGGTCTCAAAGGCTTTCCAGACCCGAGAGTTTGTCCCACTGCCTCGTTTGCTCTCCATGGTGATGGTAACGTCACTACCCCCTGTCTGCAACAAGGCCTTTTTCACACAGGGTCTCAAT ATGGCCAACACGGTGGTACAGCACACAACTCTCTCGCTGGTGTCCTTCATCTTGAAGAGAGCCCAGAAGAACATGGAGCACTGCTTGGATAAATCTGTGTGGCAAAGCTCTGAGATCTACTCTCCTGACATGATGGAGGACTTTGTGCAGCAGTACCGGGAAGCCCTGAGCAAG ATCCTGCCAGACATGACCAGCATTGTGTCGAAGTGGCAGTCACTGACGAAGAAGGGAAAGGGGGAAGACAGCGCAGTCAAGCGGACGGAGGAGGGGAGCTCCCAAGGAAAATCATCCGAGCTTTCTGAACATG GTTCCGATGACACAGAGACCATCCTTTTCAAGGCACTGATTCTCCAGGTCATGTGTCTGTATCAGAAGGTGGTCCCACATCTTGTCAGCCAGAGCACCTTTGACTTCAGCAAGCTTCTGAAAG GAATTGTGTCAGAGAAGGGAATTAAAGAGGAGGTTCCTCCTGTCCTCCAGTACCAAATACTGCAGCTGGCGTTGGACTTACCTGCCAGCAAATTCTCTTGGTTCAGAGTTCAG GACGTTGTGGATACAGAGGCAGCAGGTGGGGAGAAGTCAGTGTTCTACCTTCTGCTGAAGATGTTTGTGAGCAGCAATAGCAGTCACCTGAAGACCTCCACAAGGATGTTAGTCCTCAAA GTCCTGAGGGACAGTGGTGTGTTTGAGTACACCTGGCAGGAGCTGGAATTGTGGCTCAACCATCTAGCCAGGCTTCTGCCATCTCAACAGGAAGCAGTCATCCAGTTCCTGGAAAGG GTACTGGTCAGGCTGGTGTCCAGCCCCTACACGTACACAGATAAGGCAGCCAGTGTGGTCCAGGAGGCGGCCTACCTGCAGGCCAACCTGAGCGGGCAGGAGGGGGATGCTGCCAGCATCCCCATCTCACACATCGATG ATGTGCTAGACATGGTGGATGTGATCATGGAGGGCAGCGAGGGTGAGAGCGAGGAGCTGGGGCCGTCCCTCAGTGATGACCTCATCATCCAGACCTTCCCATTCAGTGCGGTGGTGCCTGCTGTGCTGGAGGCCAGGAATAAACTCCCAGCCTCCGTCAAAGAGGAGAAAG GTGTAGTGTACGAGTACCTGGCTGCAGTCCTGTCTGATGTGCTTCACTCTCAGAGGGACCCGCTCCCTCTATGCCTCGCCCTGCAACAGTACGACAAAGAGCTGAGTTCCTGCGAGGACGCTGGCTCTCCACATCCCTCCACTGTGGAATTCCATCACTACTACTCCCACTGGCTTCCACAGCAGTCAAGAGAAGAACTG TTTAAGTCATCTGAGTCGTCCTCTGATGGTACAAAGCCTGCAGTTTCCTTCACTGCTGTGGTGAAGGCAGCATACAGACAAGGCACTGAGCGTTTGCTTCAAGACGACTTCAAGAAGAGTGTTGAGGAAGGTCTAGCTGCACTGGACTTATCGGAGTTCCCAGTGGTGGTCAAGCAAGTCCTTCTTTACATCAAAACCTCTGTTGACAATTTCAGCACC TTTTCCAAAGAGAGTGGTGTGGCAGTGCTCAGTGCCCTCATGGAAGTGCTCCAAGCTTTAGTGAGCAAACTTCAGAGTACAGAGCAGCCAGTCGAACCCATGGCCACAGACTCCCAGGAGGGCTCAGACCTCTTCCTGGATGTTAACGCAGCACCTGGGGGAGAGGCCAACAAAGACCAG GTCCTGCTTGCAGTACTCGGCTCCATCTTTAAGCACCCCACACTGGAGCAGTGGTTCCTGGCGCGAGAGCTGGGCACGTTTCCTCCTCACTCTCTGAACCCCGTCAGACTGAAGCATCTGTGCTCACAGCTCGGTGACGACACCCTGACCCTGCTGCAGTGTAGCGCCCCGCTCCTCAGAGACCTGGGCAGCCTGCATCTCCTCGCCAGCTACCTGGCGGCCATCGAGAAGGGGGTGCTGAGGGAACTGGGGGAGGCGAGCAAGGGGAGAGTCCCGAAGGCTGAGTCCCTCCCGGTGAGAGGGCTGCTGGCTCTGCATGAGTTCATGGACAAGGCCGGCCTGGAGGCGGCGATCTCCGCCATGCTGCTGCTCCCCCAGGAGAGCCTGACCACGGCTCAAGGTGAGGACGCCCCCACGGAGCTCAGCACCTACGGCCGCTCCGTCCTCCAGGTGCTGACGGAGAGCAGCGGCCAGCCCTCGCGGGACCGGGCCCTGCTCCTGTCCCAGGCTCACCTCCGCGGCCTGGCCACCCTCCTTATGTCCTGCTCCAGCGCCCCGCTGGAGGACTTCCTGCTCCAGGCCCTGCGGGGCGAGCCGGCCGGCGCCAGGCTGCTCCAGACCGAGGTGCTGCTGCACTGCCTTCAGAGGCCCCGCCCCTCCAGCCAGGCCATTGGCTGCCTGATGCTGCAGAACTGCTCCACCCATCGGCTGCAGTTTGAGCTCTGGTCCCTGGAGCCCTCCAACCTGGAGCGGGTCTCAGAGGACCTGGAGGCTTACCTCCCCCTACTGGACACCTACCTGAAAACAGCAAGCAGAGACGACCACGCCAGGCCACCAGAGG TGCAAACGGCAGTGCTGAAGGTGCTGAAGCAGGCCTTGCTGAGCAGGCTGAgcagctctgtcctgcagggggcagcagaggactCTCTTCCTCAGCAGGTGGATGCCCTGTCCAGTCTGATCGCTCTGGCAGCGAGGGCAAAAGATGTCACGGAGCTCACAGACCGCCTACCTGCACTCCTGCAAAAAGTGGATGGCTTTGAAAG GTGGCAGCTGGTGGACTCCATCAGTGACAAGCTTGCTGACTCTCCTGAAGAGCTGGCCGCATGGAGGAAGTCTCTGCTCAATGCTGCCCTCCGCTGGCTGATCACTGCCTACAGCAGCTGCAAGGAGCAGGAGCAAGCAGCacaacagaaagaggagagCATGTTGCAGAGGTTGCGAGGACTGCTG ACTTCTCCAGAGCTTGTTGCCACACCAGACTGGAACAGTTTTGTGAAGACTGGGCTGAA GTATCGCTACGGAGACAAGGCCTTCCTGGAGACCCTGAACAGCCTGCTGGAGTTGATGTACAGCGGGGCTGATGCCCCCAAAGACCTGCTGCCCTTGTCTATGATTCACATGATGACCACCAGTCACTCGCTGTTCCTACCCTCCATGCTGACTATGCAGGAGGAGCACGGAGAAGGGCCTCAATCAAAGG AAGCCCTGGTGTCTCTCCTGCTTAACCTGGTGAAGAAATGCCCCACCGTCTGTAACAGTAACCACTTTGTGGTTCTTCTGGGTGCTTATGGAGCTACCATGAGTACAACAG ATCagaaactgctgctgctcctgcatgAGTATGAAAGAAACAACATCAGCTTGGCAGAGTTTCA GTCTCTGCTGTGGGGCCCAGCTGCAGTGGAGCACCACAAGGCCTGTAAAAGCCTGGGGAAATCCTTATGGCAGCAGCCCAGCTCTGAGGACCTGCTAGCCCTGCTGAATGCAGACAGAATGCTGAACACCGTGCTACACTTCCCCCAGCAGCGCCGCATTATCCCTCAG GAGGCGAAAgagctgctgtacagagaggaggggggtgttgaGCTGGGGACTCTGTACGACCCATGCTTCCTCCTGCCCCTCTTCAGTGCCCTGCTGAGGCCAG AGTCTGTGGTCGACTGCTACAAGTTTGTGTCTAGCCATGCCCTCGGGGTCACGGTGGTGGCCCTGAGCAGCTATGACCCCAAGGTCCGAGCTGCAGCCTACCAAGTGCTGGGGTCTTTCTACCATCACCTGGAGGGAGCGCGCttcagagagaagagacag CTGCTGTATCTGATGGATACTGTGAAGAATGGTATTCGACAACAGAATCTCAGGCTCCCCTTCCTGCTGGTTACGTACATCGCCAAAGTGGCTCAGCAAATGCTTAGACCTG AGGAGCACATGTATATGATTGTCAACAAGTTCCTTTTGGCCCATCAGTATCTGGACCTGAAAAAAGTCCCTGAATTCTTCAAACTCTTCTACAGCTTTGATTTGGAG CACAAATTGGAGCGAGAGTGGATTCTGGATGTGCTGAAGGAGGGGCTGGCGGACAGGCACTGCTACGAGCTGTGCGATCGGCAGGGCATATTCCAGATACTGCTGAGTTTCTATGGCAGTCCGCTGTGTGATGAGTCCACCCAG GCTCACATCATGGAAGTATTACGCCAGGCAGCCCGTGTAACAAAAGCTGCTTATGAGCTCATTAAGGTTCACGGCCTTCTAACCTGGATACTACAGGTGGTGGAGAGGAG ATGCCTCGAGAACCGGGTTCTGTGTGGCGTGATCAACCTGGTCCACGCACTCTGGTTCACGAACCTGGGGCAGAAGGAGAGCGGAGAGGCAGCGAGCACCCCCGCAGCTGAAGGCCAGGCCCAGGGTTCGACTAAGTGCCTCCCACTGCCACTCATCAACGagttcctgtgtgtgctgtcagcaTTCGTCAGGCACCTGCA GGCGGGAGTGAAGGCCCCCGAGTTTGCCCTGTTCCTGCAGACGCTCAGCTCGGTTCTGAAGCACCACGGGACAGCGCTAGCCATGCACGGCCAGCTGGGTCGCATCGCCGTGCGAGAGCAGACTCTGTCCAGCGCCGAGACGCTGGCACTGCTGCAGCGCTGGAGCCTGCTCTCCCATGATGCTCCGCTGCTGGCGGCACTGCAGAGCGTGGCAGAGAAGCACAGAGTCAAGGAGCTGTTTT GGGGCGTGAAGGAAAAAGGCAAGGGGAGAAGCTGGGCCCGCCGCACACGTGCAGAGGGGCAGCCTGACGAtctggagggggaggaagagcgGCAGGCGCAGGCCACACTAGCGGAGAGCAAATCACACCTCAGGAACATCCTCACACACTGggaaccccccctccctccttcctgccaCGCCCCCGTCTCTCAGGGTGACCCCCAGGACAGCAGCGCACTCGTTGCCACCACCGCCCACCTGCTGGTCAAATGGACACTGAGCTCCCTGGTGGCAGCGCCTCACGATGCCCCAGGCACGCTGTCTTTCCTGCGGTGGGTCCAGACGAACGTTCTCCCGCACAGAGACGCGGTGGACGCTCTGCTCGCCGACGCTGCTGCGAAGCAGGACTTCCTGAGGCTGTACCACCGGGTGTGCGAGTCCGGGAGCGCAGCTGGGGCTGAGACACTTGAGCTGTTCACCACCGTCATGCTGCACCTGCTGGAGGCTCAGGACAGCTCCAGAGGAGGGCTGCACCAGGCCGTGCTCACAGCCTGCCTGGCTGCACCTCAGGAGGAGAGCTCCAGGAGAG GAGCCggactgcagctgctgtctttGTACATCCACGAACTGTGGAGTGGAGCAGCGTCACCGGAACTCTTCCTGGCCCACATCAGGCTGGTCACAGGGGCCCAGGGGAAGGGACAGAAGAAGACCAAGCGCAGTGTGACACAGGCAGCGGTGACGGACGTCTGCAGAGACATTTCCTCAGCTGTAGAGGCCGTGTCATCGTGA